A single region of the Salicibibacter cibi genome encodes:
- a CDS encoding glutathione ABC transporter substrate-binding protein: MKRPERRFVGGVLLFLLSGLLVACSDEPQEEGEGSGETNNSDSGGDDLVLTVVADAVDLDPHGSNDTSSAHIRTNLYDKLVEYDENMEIQPELADGYEQIDDHTWEFRLKEDVTFHDGEPFDAEDVVATLERVTDPEFASEKMFLYEMIETVEAIDDYTVQITTEYPFAPLPANLTHDGGGMMSAKAIEEEEDGGRNLNTEPVGTGPFKLENWAQGNEVILTQYDDYHEGPVSLDSATFQVVDEELTRISMVENNEAHVADNVEPEQAGQLESMEGADSSSTESWRMDYIGMNNNAEPFDDSEVRRAISMMIDKDTIIEGIYDGYGGQAIGPLNPLVFGYSEDIDPIEYDVEEAQSLMEDAGYEDGFEATLLVEDADQLNLQVAEVVQDQLQEINVDLSIEQQEWGSLLETTGAGEYEMVMLGWTTVTGDADNGLYPVFHSDNQGPSGNQTFYSNDEVDELLEAGRQVDEENEDERLEIYEEAQQIIIDDAPIVPIIYDDFRIGISDSVEGFIQLPSGLFDLRETEIVDEGVDQGGY; encoded by the coding sequence GTGAAAAGGCCAGAACGACGTTTTGTGGGTGGAGTTCTCTTATTTTTATTATCTGGGCTACTCGTAGCCTGTTCGGATGAACCACAAGAAGAGGGAGAAGGTAGTGGCGAAACGAATAACAGTGACAGCGGAGGCGATGACCTGGTGTTGACAGTGGTTGCGGATGCAGTTGATCTTGATCCACATGGTTCTAATGATACGTCGTCCGCACATATCCGCACGAATCTCTATGACAAACTTGTTGAATACGATGAGAATATGGAGATTCAACCAGAGTTAGCCGATGGTTATGAGCAGATAGATGATCACACCTGGGAATTTAGATTGAAAGAAGACGTTACCTTTCATGATGGGGAACCATTTGATGCAGAAGATGTGGTGGCAACGCTTGAGCGGGTGACTGATCCGGAATTTGCCTCTGAAAAAATGTTTTTATATGAAATGATTGAAACGGTAGAAGCTATTGATGATTATACTGTTCAAATTACTACAGAGTATCCATTTGCTCCACTACCTGCTAATTTGACACACGATGGTGGAGGAATGATGAGCGCTAAAGCCATTGAAGAAGAGGAGGATGGCGGACGTAATTTGAATACAGAGCCAGTAGGAACAGGTCCATTTAAATTGGAAAACTGGGCTCAGGGTAACGAGGTTATTCTCACACAGTATGATGACTATCATGAAGGTCCGGTTTCTCTGGATTCGGCCACTTTTCAAGTTGTTGATGAAGAATTAACCCGAATCAGCATGGTAGAAAACAATGAAGCACATGTAGCTGATAATGTTGAACCAGAACAAGCGGGACAGTTAGAAAGTATGGAAGGAGCAGATAGTTCTTCTACCGAAAGTTGGCGCATGGATTATATTGGAATGAATAATAATGCTGAGCCATTTGATGATTCGGAAGTTCGTCGTGCGATTTCTATGATGATTGATAAAGATACCATTATAGAAGGAATATACGATGGATACGGAGGACAAGCGATCGGACCTTTAAATCCTCTTGTCTTTGGCTATAGCGAGGATATCGATCCTATAGAGTACGATGTGGAAGAAGCACAATCATTGATGGAAGATGCCGGTTATGAAGATGGTTTTGAAGCTACGTTATTGGTAGAAGACGCTGATCAACTTAATCTTCAGGTTGCTGAAGTTGTTCAAGACCAACTTCAAGAAATCAATGTCGATCTTTCCATTGAGCAACAAGAGTGGGGTTCATTACTTGAAACTACGGGCGCTGGTGAATATGAAATGGTTATGCTTGGTTGGACGACTGTAACAGGCGATGCGGATAATGGGTTGTATCCAGTTTTTCACTCAGATAATCAAGGACCTTCAGGAAACCAGACATTCTATTCGAACGATGAAGTAGATGAGCTTTTGGAAGCCGGGCGCCAGGTAGACGAAGAAAATGAAGATGAGCGTCTAGAAATATATGAGGAAGCACAACAAATTATTATTGATGATGCCCCCATCGTACCAATCATTTACGATGATTTTCGAATAGGTATTTCTGACAGCGTTGAAGGGTTTATTCAGCTTCCAAGCGGCCTTTTTGACTTACGGGAAACTGAAATTGTAGATGAAGGGGTTGATCAAGGAGGTTATTAA
- a CDS encoding GntP family permease encodes MDPLLFVIILVVSLLVLVLMIVKLNVHPVLALLLTAIGMGVSFGYSLLETIELINEGFGATIASVGLTIILGAILAMGIQDTRAADSIAHFFNKLFKGKRLELAPSLTGFIISIPVFGDVAMVLLAPIASRMAHLHKISMSTMATFTGLALIVTHALVPPTPGILAASLSVGADLGFVIFWGVILSIIAFFGTWLIMKKWVAKEFIVPLEKFTEDIGHASAKVKFPPAFIAFMPLVLPVIFISSASFADAYMAEGSWIHTVLTTMGDRVVALLIGVIFVMMLAFLYKQNVRASAIKNSSDIDNDTSFHKIIFNIWISRGLVIAILPLLITAMSGAMADIASSMDSAEKLANMIAETNIIPILIPYFIAVILMTFIGSITTSAIAATAITSPMMGVLGLSPEVLVLAAGAGTLTLIFLNNSGFWVMSQFFNLTTKQGIKYVSLPPAMASVIAIITLIIFDSIGIV; translated from the coding sequence ATGGATCCGTTACTATTCGTTATAATTTTAGTTGTAAGTTTACTTGTTTTAGTCCTGATGATTGTTAAGTTAAATGTCCACCCGGTTCTGGCGCTTTTGTTGACAGCAATAGGGATGGGGGTTTCTTTTGGCTATTCGCTTCTTGAGACGATCGAACTCATCAATGAAGGCTTTGGTGCTACGATAGCTAGTGTTGGTTTAACAATTATTTTAGGTGCTATTTTGGCAATGGGAATACAAGATACAAGAGCTGCTGACTCTATCGCTCATTTTTTCAATAAGTTATTTAAGGGTAAGCGTTTGGAATTGGCTCCATCCTTAACTGGATTTATTATATCTATTCCGGTTTTTGGTGATGTTGCGATGGTGCTGTTGGCTCCCATTGCTTCTAGAATGGCGCATTTGCATAAAATATCAATGTCAACGATGGCTACTTTTACTGGGTTAGCGCTGATAGTGACACATGCTCTTGTTCCTCCTACACCCGGAATTCTCGCTGCATCGTTATCCGTTGGTGCTGATCTGGGTTTTGTTATTTTTTGGGGAGTGATACTGAGTATCATCGCATTTTTCGGAACGTGGTTGATTATGAAAAAATGGGTAGCCAAAGAGTTCATCGTTCCTCTTGAAAAATTTACTGAGGATATTGGACATGCAAGTGCCAAGGTTAAATTTCCGCCGGCATTTATAGCATTCATGCCATTGGTGTTGCCTGTTATTTTTATATCCTCTGCCTCATTTGCGGATGCGTATATGGCAGAAGGGTCATGGATACATACTGTCTTAACAACAATGGGTGACCGTGTTGTAGCGTTGTTGATCGGTGTTATCTTTGTGATGATGCTTGCGTTTCTTTACAAGCAAAATGTACGGGCTTCAGCGATTAAAAATAGTTCTGATATTGATAATGATACCTCATTTCATAAAATCATATTCAACATATGGATAAGCAGGGGATTAGTTATTGCGATTCTTCCGCTACTAATCACGGCTATGAGTGGGGCGATGGCAGATATAGCTAGTTCCATGGATTCAGCTGAAAAATTAGCAAATATGATTGCTGAAACAAATATTATACCTATTTTAATTCCATACTTTATTGCTGTTATTCTCATGACATTTATCGGATCAATCACAACCTCCGCTATTGCAGCAACAGCCATTACGTCTCCAATGATGGGTGTGCTGGGATTGTCGCCCGAAGTACTTGTACTGGCAGCTGGAGCGGGGACGTTAACATTAATTTTCCTAAACAACAGCGGATTTTGGGTTATGAGCCAGTTTTTTAACCTGACGACAAAGCAAGGAATCAAATATGTTTCTTTACCACCAGCAATGGCATCAGTAATCGCCATCATCACATTGATTATTTTTGACAGCATTGGAATTGTATGA
- a CDS encoding transcriptional regulator: MTEGISYHNKDVLFKFLSELYKDATLDAFGIQGLPKISQLLPTAMPKVQADERRSDTQFLLDDGSVLMLEYESDNRIDENHIKYLDYAQRILDREYQEGKVVRAIRLVVIYTSDVVSVGERLNAGDIGVQSRAVLLSEHNGDVILEKISDKIKRDEPLTHEELIKLSFLPLMNSTKSREEMARESINLARNIPDEREQVQVIAVILTVTDTVKLPSEAVSL; the protein is encoded by the coding sequence ATGACAGAAGGCATTTCATATCATAATAAAGATGTGCTGTTTAAGTTTTTAAGTGAGCTTTATAAAGATGCAACTCTAGATGCTTTTGGTATTCAAGGATTACCTAAAATCAGTCAGTTATTACCGACGGCCATGCCGAAAGTTCAGGCAGATGAAAGGCGCTCGGATACACAGTTTCTGTTGGACGATGGCTCTGTTCTTATGCTGGAATATGAGAGCGATAATCGTATCGATGAAAACCATATCAAATATCTCGACTACGCTCAGCGAATTTTAGACCGAGAATATCAAGAAGGAAAAGTGGTCCGAGCCATTCGCCTCGTGGTGATATACACGAGCGATGTGGTCAGCGTGGGAGAGCGCCTGAACGCTGGGGATATAGGGGTTCAGTCAAGAGCTGTTCTGCTTAGTGAGCATAATGGAGACGTGATCTTGGAGAAGATAAGTGATAAAATAAAAAGAGATGAACCACTGACTCATGAGGAACTGATTAAGTTGAGCTTTCTTCCTTTAATGAACAGTACGAAGTCTCGCGAAGAAATGGCACGGGAATCCATTAATTTGGCAAGAAATATACCGGATGAACGGGAACAAGTCCAAGTCATCGCCGTTATACTGACAGTAACTGATACAGTGAAACTTCCATCAGAGGCGGTTTCCCTCTGA
- a CDS encoding sigma factor, protein MNSFRTPSPCPPFDVIYHDYTPLVHRMIRRLYIHSNHDDFLQVGYLSLWYAYRDYDEAKGPFSSYAFMRVKYEMLTML, encoded by the coding sequence ATGAACAGCTTTCGAACCCCCTCGCCTTGCCCTCCGTTTGACGTCATTTATCACGACTATACCCCGCTCGTCCATCGTATGATCCGCCGACTCTACATCCATAGCAATCATGACGATTTTTTACAGGTTGGCTATTTGAGTCTTTGGTATGCATATCGGGATTATGATGAAGCGAAAGGACCCTTCTCTTCGTACGCGTTTATGCGCGTCAAATACGAAATGCTGACAATGTTATGA
- a CDS encoding Rpn family recombination-promoting nuclease/putative transposase translates to MKSKVLKRIPLERLMDLKIDYAFKQLFGNEKNKEITVVFLNAILQKTGRNHIIDIAFENTEAGGEDRDDKRSRLDLLVTTDAGEVINVEIQFTNRHDMIKRSMYYWAGTYRRSFKKRMAYKELHPVIAINILNFDIFDRTDRFHTTYHLYEDEENFRLTNDMEFHFIEMPKLINDWKANKLDPWSDVLARWLLMLGIVDRKNDKVYADIYKELGAIAMKDETLYDAFNHWEELSSTKEQRVAYEERSKELMDQEAAEREYELREQEAVERGEERGKKKANEATARRLLTMGMDVETVAKGSGLDVKRVIEIQREMQ, encoded by the coding sequence ATGAAATCAAAGGTGCTGAAACGAATCCCACTCGAACGACTCATGGACCTCAAGATAGATTACGCCTTCAAACAGCTTTTTGGCAATGAAAAAAACAAAGAGATTACCGTTGTATTTCTGAACGCCATTTTGCAAAAAACCGGTAGAAATCACATCATAGATATTGCTTTCGAAAACACGGAAGCAGGTGGAGAAGACCGTGATGATAAGCGTTCGAGGCTAGACTTGTTAGTGACGACCGATGCCGGTGAAGTCATTAATGTTGAGATTCAATTCACAAATCGGCACGACATGATTAAACGTTCCATGTATTATTGGGCAGGCACCTACCGCCGGTCCTTTAAAAAAAGGATGGCTTATAAAGAATTGCATCCGGTCATCGCCATTAACATTCTGAATTTTGATATCTTTGATCGAACTGATCGATTTCATACCACCTACCACTTATATGAAGACGAAGAAAACTTCCGATTGACCAATGACATGGAATTTCATTTTATCGAAATGCCCAAACTAATCAACGATTGGAAAGCCAATAAACTCGACCCATGGAGTGATGTCTTGGCTCGGTGGCTTTTGATGCTCGGCATTGTTGATCGCAAAAACGATAAGGTTTATGCTGACATTTACAAGGAATTGGGGGCAATAGCCATGAAAGACGAAACTCTATACGATGCTTTCAACCACTGGGAAGAACTCAGCTCGACAAAGGAACAGCGTGTTGCCTATGAAGAGCGATCAAAAGAACTTATGGATCAAGAAGCCGCGGAACGAGAATACGAACTTCGCGAACAGGAAGCTGTGGAAAGAGGAGAAGAGAGAGGAAAGAAAAAGGCAAATGAAGCGACTGCCCGCAGATTATTGACAATGGGTATGGACGTTGAGACAGTAGCCAAGGGCTCGGGTCTTGATGTGAAAAGAGTCATTGAAATCCAGCGGGAGATGCAATAA
- a CDS encoding transcriptional regulator — MSEGISYHNKDVLFKFLSELYKDTTLDVFGLQDMPKIKQLLPSNLPKVSANEKRSDTQFLLEDGSILMLEYESNHSIIENHIKYLDYTQRILDRAYREGKSIKPIHIVVIYTSDVARVGKGLNAGDVGIQSKPILLSDYNGDVILEKISDKIKRGEELTHEELMKLSILPLMHTTKSREENVRDSVELAKQIKDERQQMQVIAGILTATDKFVSNEFATMLRRWMGMTKVGRLIAEEAKKEKSRDIARRLLKKMSSEEVADITGLDIDEVNEIEEKNE, encoded by the coding sequence ATGTCTGAAGGGATTTCGTATCATAATAAAGATGTACTATTTAAATTTTTGAGTGAATTGTATAAGGATACAACATTAGATGTCTTTGGTTTGCAAGACATGCCCAAGATTAAACAGTTATTGCCCAGCAACCTTCCAAAGGTGAGTGCTAATGAAAAGCGCTCGGATACCCAGTTTTTACTGGAAGATGGATCTATCCTCATGTTGGAATATGAAAGCAATCATTCAATCATTGAAAATCACATTAAATACCTTGACTACACTCAAAGGATTTTGGATCGAGCGTATAGAGAGGGCAAAAGCATTAAACCTATTCATATTGTGGTTATCTACACAAGCGATGTAGCGAGAGTTGGAAAAGGTTTAAATGCTGGGGATGTAGGGATCCAATCGAAACCCATATTGCTTAGCGATTATAATGGAGATGTGATACTGGAGAAAATAAGTGATAAAATAAAAAGAGGAGAGGAATTGACTCATGAGGAACTCATGAAACTGAGTATCCTCCCCTTAATGCATACCACGAAGAGCCGCGAGGAGAACGTGCGGGATTCTGTAGAATTGGCAAAACAAATCAAAGATGAACGGCAGCAAATGCAAGTTATTGCAGGCATACTCACAGCAACGGATAAATTTGTTAGCAACGAATTCGCTACAATGTTAAGGAGGTGGATGGGAATGACTAAGGTTGGAAGACTTATCGCTGAAGAAGCAAAAAAAGAGAAGTCTAGAGATATTGCAAGGCGACTGTTAAAGAAAATGTCTTCGGAAGAAGTCGCCGATATCACCGGTTTAGACATCGATGAAGTAAATGAAATTGAGGAGAAAAATGAATAA
- a CDS encoding DegT/DnrJ/EryC1/StrS family aminotransferase: MSKQQDRIFLSAPHMGGNEQGYIQEAFERNWIAPLGNNVNAFEEALAAYNGVAGASVLSSGTAAIHLALRQLDVGEGDVVFCSSLTFVATANPILYQGARPVFIDSEPATWNMSPGALERALGEASDAGVLPKTVIIVNLYGQSARMDRLMEICRAYGVPVIEDAAESLGSEYLGRKSGTFGDFGVYSFNGNKIITTSGGGALVSGDVGALERTRFLATQAREPALHYEHSEVGYNYRMSNIVAGVGRGQLDVLDERVAQRRGVFERYYDAFGDMPGVAFMPELEGSKSNRWLTALTVDPEKAGVSHLDIIEALSAENIEARPVWKPMHLQPLFEDAAYYEHEDGWSVSDELFRYGLCLPSSSSMTEGEQSRVIGVVERLLR; this comes from the coding sequence ATGTCAAAACAACAAGACCGCATTTTTTTATCTGCTCCGCATATGGGCGGAAATGAACAAGGATACATACAAGAAGCGTTTGAGCGAAACTGGATCGCGCCGCTCGGCAACAATGTGAACGCGTTTGAAGAAGCGTTGGCGGCGTACAATGGTGTTGCCGGTGCGTCCGTGCTGAGTTCGGGGACGGCGGCGATTCATTTGGCGTTGCGGCAGCTTGATGTGGGCGAGGGGGATGTTGTGTTTTGTTCCTCGCTGACGTTTGTGGCTACTGCGAATCCGATTTTGTATCAGGGTGCGCGGCCGGTGTTCATTGATTCCGAGCCGGCGACGTGGAATATGTCGCCTGGGGCGTTGGAGCGTGCGTTGGGGGAAGCGAGTGACGCCGGTGTTTTGCCAAAAACTGTCATTATTGTGAATTTGTATGGGCAGAGCGCGCGGATGGATCGGTTGATGGAGATTTGCCGGGCGTATGGGGTGCCTGTTATTGAGGATGCGGCGGAGTCGTTGGGGAGTGAGTATTTAGGCCGGAAGAGTGGTACGTTCGGCGATTTTGGTGTGTATTCGTTTAATGGCAATAAAATTATTACGACGTCGGGCGGGGGAGCGCTCGTGTCCGGTGATGTGGGAGCATTGGAGCGGACGCGGTTTTTGGCGACGCAGGCGCGGGAGCCGGCGCTACACTATGAGCATAGTGAGGTTGGGTATAATTATCGGATGAGCAATATTGTCGCTGGTGTCGGGCGTGGGCAGTTGGACGTTCTGGATGAGCGTGTGGCGCAGCGGCGGGGTGTTTTTGAGCGATATTATGATGCATTTGGAGATATGCCTGGCGTTGCGTTTATGCCTGAGTTGGAGGGCAGTAAGTCGAACCGGTGGCTGACGGCGTTGACGGTGGATCCTGAGAAGGCGGGCGTGAGTCATTTGGATATTATTGAAGCGCTGAGTGCGGAGAATATCGAGGCGCGGCCCGTGTGGAAGCCGATGCATCTGCAGCCGTTGTTTGAGGATGCGGCGTATTATGAGCATGAGGACGGGTGGAGTGTGTCGGATGAGCTGTTTCGGTATGGATTGTGCTTGCCTTCTAGTTCGAGTATGACGGAGGGGGAGCAGAGTAGGGTGATTGGGGTTGTTGAGAGGTTGTTGAGGTAA
- a CDS encoding nucleotidyltransferase domain-containing protein — protein sequence MVVLFGSYGNGTAHTDSDIDVRMEPILVEKNKDRSGFLVEIMKTGQVIYKRDQAFA from the coding sequence ATGGTTGTTTTATTTGGTTCTTATGGGAATGGCACAGCACATACTGACAGTGACATCGATGTACGAATGGAACCCATATTGGTGGAAAAAAATAAGGATCGCAGCGGTTTTTTGGTAGAAATTATGAAAACAGGTCAAGTCATTTATAAACGAGATCAAGCCTTCGCGTAA
- a CDS encoding 5'-nucleotidase has translation MPYSLEGKLVIAVASSALFDLSESDRVFREEGEDVYREYQRENEYSSLDPGVVFPLVKRLLSLNQGSADPLIEIVLFSRNDPDTGLRVFRSIEKYELPISRAVFTAGKNPFSYMEAFNASLFLTGNQADVEEALSEGLPAGVVRSTNYEDNVDDNELRLAFDFDGIIADDSSERIYKESGDLSVYQEHEKEHGLEAMAEGPLHGFLSKIHLIQSKELSREEDTSVKPKIRIAVITARNAPAHTRVVTTLRKMNIRVDEAIFLGGMSKRKVLDIYKPHIFFDDQAANIDDVAHAFPSAHIPYGITNKPK, from the coding sequence GTGCCGTATTCTTTGGAAGGAAAGCTGGTCATAGCTGTTGCGTCCAGTGCACTTTTTGATTTGTCGGAGTCAGATAGAGTTTTTCGCGAAGAGGGTGAAGATGTATATCGTGAGTACCAACGGGAAAATGAGTATTCATCGTTGGATCCGGGTGTGGTATTTCCATTAGTGAAAAGGTTGTTAAGTCTGAATCAAGGTTCTGCAGATCCTTTGATCGAAATTGTGTTGTTCTCTCGAAATGATCCTGATACGGGTCTGCGGGTCTTTCGCTCCATCGAAAAATATGAGCTGCCTATAAGTCGAGCCGTTTTCACAGCAGGCAAAAACCCATTTTCATACATGGAAGCATTTAATGCCTCTTTATTTTTGACTGGGAATCAAGCGGATGTTGAAGAAGCACTTTCAGAAGGGTTACCGGCGGGTGTCGTGCGTTCAACAAATTATGAAGATAATGTTGATGATAACGAGCTGCGTTTGGCCTTTGATTTCGATGGCATTATTGCTGATGATTCATCTGAGAGAATTTACAAGGAATCCGGAGACTTGTCGGTTTACCAGGAACATGAAAAAGAACATGGCTTGGAAGCAATGGCGGAGGGGCCTCTTCATGGTTTTCTAAGTAAAATCCATTTAATCCAAAGCAAAGAGCTCTCAAGAGAAGAAGATACATCTGTGAAGCCTAAGATCAGGATTGCTGTCATTACAGCGAGGAATGCGCCTGCTCATACCCGTGTCGTTACCACTTTAAGGAAGATGAATATAAGAGTAGATGAAGCCATTTTTTTAGGTGGAATGAGTAAACGGAAGGTGTTAGACATATACAAGCCACATATCTTTTTCGATGATCAAGCTGCAAATATTGATGATGTGGCCCATGCTTTTCCCTCGGCTCATATACCTTATGGGATTACGAATAAACCGAAGTAG
- a CDS encoding sigma-70 family RNA polymerase sigma factor — translation MNNHQSARQQYSFEDIYQQYTPLVHGMLQRLHIHSNHEDFLQAGYVGLWLAYQHHDGERGSFPAYAFLRVRGEMLAMLRKDANYYDRHSFSSNDQENVDMAMSESWMSDVDTLAPYLNRLSDREQRWVIEHAVHDLPRA, via the coding sequence GTGAACAATCATCAATCGGCCCGTCAGCAGTATTCATTCGAAGACATCTATCAACAGTACACACCGTTAGTGCATGGGATGCTTCAACGACTCCACATTCACAGCAACCATGAGGACTTTTTGCAAGCAGGCTATGTAGGACTTTGGCTTGCATACCAACACCATGATGGTGAAAGAGGATCATTTCCCGCTTATGCCTTCCTTCGTGTCAGAGGAGAAATGTTGGCGATGCTGAGAAAGGATGCCAATTATTACGATCGGCACTCCTTCAGTTCCAATGATCAGGAAAATGTGGACATGGCCATGTCAGAATCCTGGATGTCAGATGTAGACACCTTAGCCCCATATTTAAACCGGTTATCCGACCGCGAACAACGTTGGGTTATCGAGCACGCCGTGCACGACCTCCCCCGCGCATGA
- a CDS encoding M24 family metallopeptidase: protein MNNYHKRINELRSYMLEKSISLSIVTDPDHQYFLTGFKAFTYSRPITLLIDEKRTQFIIPSLEENHAHKAVVDDLQVYFEYEVDKGSNSYFTTLKNAIESVSSQTLALDIDSAPITLTQYVIPQSATIKDIGQRIVEMRYIKEDEEIEHIREASRWINQAMQVSLQYSKPGVSELEIDDQGNSFLYSEIPKTHPNSTIQIIGMSPSGTERSVMPHVFSNSRKLQKGDVMIHTRQVGIDGYRTELERTIFIGEPTNKQKKAFNTMVEAQSAAIEALKPGVRAGDIDDIARNIFIREGYKDYAVHRTGHGIGLSPHEEPYIRFDNDLIIQERMVFTIEPGIYIPNVGGFRHSDTLVVSRYGCEWLTDYPRDLESLIL from the coding sequence ATGAATAATTATCATAAACGAATCAATGAATTGAGGAGCTACATGTTAGAGAAAAGCATAAGTTTAAGTATAGTAACAGACCCAGATCATCAGTACTTTTTAACAGGCTTTAAAGCATTTACTTACTCTCGTCCTATCACACTTTTAATTGATGAAAAACGTACACAGTTTATAATACCAAGTCTTGAAGAGAATCATGCTCATAAAGCTGTTGTTGATGATTTACAGGTTTATTTTGAGTATGAAGTAGATAAAGGAAGTAACTCGTATTTTACGACACTTAAAAACGCTATTGAAAGTGTTAGTTCACAAACGCTAGCGCTTGATATTGATAGCGCACCGATTACACTCACTCAGTATGTTATTCCTCAAAGCGCTACGATCAAAGATATCGGCCAAAGAATCGTGGAAATGCGTTATATTAAAGAGGACGAAGAAATTGAACATATCCGTGAAGCAAGTCGTTGGATCAATCAAGCTATGCAAGTTTCGTTACAGTATAGTAAACCAGGTGTTAGTGAACTCGAAATTGATGATCAAGGAAATTCGTTTTTGTATAGCGAAATCCCAAAGACCCATCCAAACTCCACTATTCAAATTATTGGTATGTCGCCATCGGGTACTGAACGAAGCGTAATGCCACATGTTTTTTCTAATTCAAGAAAATTGCAAAAAGGAGACGTCATGATCCATACGCGTCAGGTGGGCATTGATGGTTATCGAACAGAACTCGAACGTACTATTTTTATCGGTGAGCCAACTAATAAACAAAAGAAGGCATTCAATACAATGGTAGAGGCACAAAGTGCTGCTATTGAAGCCCTTAAACCAGGTGTTCGTGCCGGGGACATTGACGATATTGCCCGTAACATTTTCATTAGGGAAGGATACAAAGATTATGCAGTGCATAGAACTGGACATGGCATTGGTTTGAGCCCGCATGAAGAACCATATATACGTTTTGATAATGATCTTATCATTCAAGAAAGGATGGTATTCACAATAGAGCCAGGCATTTATATCCCCAATGTTGGTGGTTTTCGACATTCTGATACACTTGTTGTGTCCAGATATGGTTGCGAATGGTTAACAGATTATCCACGTGATTTAGAGTCATTGATACTGTAA
- a CDS encoding tripartite tricarboxylate transporter TctB family protein, with protein sequence MIKLKLSIVFCIILFLIFASVTWISLDFSPTAMYFPLVVGVAGTLFSAINILSQVRTLFHYKRQGATPNDQENGNEYEIPMTHKFKVAAINFLWVASFFLLIFILGFKIAAAGFITAFLKKRTDFNWLAIIVSVVLIVGLLIIFENVMALEFPKGILHVPL encoded by the coding sequence ATGATAAAGCTCAAATTATCGATTGTTTTCTGCATTATCCTATTTTTAATATTTGCTAGTGTAACTTGGATATCCCTGGATTTTTCACCCACAGCTATGTATTTTCCATTAGTTGTTGGCGTTGCCGGTACTTTATTTTCAGCAATTAATATTTTGTCACAAGTGCGAACATTATTTCACTACAAAAGGCAAGGGGCAACACCGAACGATCAAGAAAACGGGAATGAATATGAGATTCCTATGACTCACAAATTCAAGGTGGCCGCTATTAACTTTCTTTGGGTGGCCAGTTTCTTTCTGTTAATTTTTATTTTAGGTTTTAAAATCGCTGCTGCAGGTTTCATTACTGCTTTTTTGAAAAAAAGAACTGATTTCAATTGGTTAGCCATTATTGTAAGTGTCGTTCTGATTGTTGGGCTATTAATTATTTTCGAAAATGTTATGGCGCTAGAATTTCCGAAAGGAATATTACATGTGCCCTTATAA